AACGTTTTAATGTAGTTGCATCCATAATATTAATGTTTGGATGAGGCACAAAGGTCTTtgtttagaaaatatataattttttttttatatatatatatatatatatatatatatatatatatatatatatatatatatatatatatatatatatatatatatatatataatgacactgaaatgttttttttttttttttttttgtctttgataAAGTTGTCTTGGTGGGACTGATAACgtcaagcatttaaatgaaatcgACCTCTTTGGAGCCATTGATCAAAATGTAAGTTTTTgtagatttaaatttaaattttaagccATTCGCTCTTTTGATTTAGTGCAATTAAtgtatgataaaaatatatatttttttcttcttgtaaTAGGAGTCAAAGCACAGACGCACAGATCGCTCAGTGTTGTGTTGTTTACGGAAAGCTGAGTCTGGGAAGGCGTGGCCGAGGCTAACGAAAGAGAAAGCAAAGGTCAGTATTACCTTTGTAAGAAAATTAAAGACAAATCTGTAGAAAGATGCTACAATAGAAGTGTAATGTGCTATTGGACCAAATGTCTGTTTTACATTCAGTCACATCTGACCAGATCAGGCTAAATTCTTACAGTGTCTGCTTGGCTTTAAATACAGAAGTCATTATGGTTTCCCAGGTACACAATACTCTCGTACTACACCTCACCTGAAACTGATAAAGTCATGAGTACAGCCATCAAATATAGAGTGTTTTATATCTAATGTCGGCAGCTATGTTTTATACAAAAGCTGAAAGTGTATTAGGAAGTGTTCTAAAAGTAAACTTACGTGATACTTAAATGTGATAGTGGTACACACTAAAGTATCACTACCTGTTCCCATGCTGCATtaatgtactatttttatatgCAGCTCAACTGGTTAAGTGTTGACTTTAACAACTGGAAAGACTGGGAAGACGATTCGGATGAAGAGCTTTCCAACTTTGATCGTTTTTCAGAGgttagagctgtttttttttttgtttgtttgtttgtttgtttttgtttgtttagggctattaaaaaaataagtaagcaAGCATTTCAATACTTGCATGAATTATTCCCAGTTATTTGTCTGTGTCTAATTCCTGTTTTTTCTTTTGCAGATGATGAACACCATGGGCGGAGATGATGAACTACCAGACTTAGATGGAGCAGAAGATGTAATAACCAGCATTCatgttatttattcattcatgttAACAATTATATGCACATATTTTTCATATACTTTctgcttttttaatgtttattcaaCACTAATTTATTTGCCATCAAAATTATATTAGTCAGATTTTTTGTTGCCTTTTTAGTgctttctttttaatgttttttttttttatgtctatttattTTAGGGGGAGTCTGCAGATAGTGATGATGAAAGTAAGtaactttttgttgttttgttgtacaAATCAACACTGAGTGTCTTAAAAGGCCTTAAAAGATTGTGAAGGTTTCTGCAAGCCTTTAGAGCTTTGCTCAGAATGGTTTGTTCATTAAGTCCATTAAGTGCATTGCATCATGGTATACAATTTCGGATTCTAGTGCACATCGTCTGTACACGACATTTTGTGCTGTGTTATGGGTGTTTGATGGTGACCTACAtgccgtattttttggactgttGGCCCACCTaacttcctttaattttcccaaaaatcatcaggggggccttataatccagtgtgtcttatgtatgaattctaccagtcaggttgtaagaagcagtaaagctaaTCCGATGAATTACAGAGTATAAGGAAGTTGCTGTTCACCGGGGCTGGCTATGCAGCTAATCGGAGCTGAgaagcactgctaaccgcggcagagtagcgctgctaaccgcggctgagtaacactgctaaccgcggctgggtAACGCTGTTAACTGGGATTGGCTAGcagtgctaactgcagctagcgcttacccttggacaaaatactggaattctaagcttactgtaaataaacagatttctCAACTGAAAAACATTTGACGGGtttgaagaaaatgtttttttttacagttttgtttactcaggcacttccccattagaaggaaaacatggcggcaccTTTGCTCactactagtgtcgcttaatgtgccttataatccggtgcgccttatgtattaaaatagaccagaaaatagacgtttattgacagtgtgccttatagtccgaaaaaaatgctgtaagaaataaaatgtattgttgaTTTATACTAAAATTTATTGTTAGCTGGCACACAatgtagtgcactatttctgtcaTAGgaagccattctgaacacagctcaGGTGTGTACCCTTTCAATGCTCTTCAGTCTAACTGCTTTCCTTCCGTCTCTCCTGTAGAAATGCCAGATCTAGAATAGAGCTGTTCGTCTG
The Astyanax mexicanus isolate ESR-SI-001 chromosome 13, AstMex3_surface, whole genome shotgun sequence DNA segment above includes these coding regions:
- the ptges3b gene encoding prostaglandin E synthase 3b, with translation MHPATAKWYDRRDYVFIEFCVEDSKDVTVNFETAKFGFSCLGGTDNVKHLNEIDLFGAIDQNESKHRRTDRSVLCCLRKAESGKAWPRLTKEKAKLNWLSVDFNNWKDWEDDSDEELSNFDRFSEMMNTMGGDDELPDLDGAEDGESADSDDEKMPDLE